The Neomonachus schauinslandi chromosome 4, ASM220157v2, whole genome shotgun sequence genome includes a region encoding these proteins:
- the FOXH1 gene encoding forkhead box protein H1, with protein sequence MGPCSNPNLGLPGSESSSQPPKRRKKRYLRHDKPPYTYLAMIALVIQAAPSRRLKLAQIIRQVQAAFPFFKEDYEGWKDSIRHNLSSNRCFRKVPKDPAKPQAKGNFWAVDVSLIPAEALRLQNTALCRRWQSGGERGAFAKDLGPYVLHGWPYRPPSPQPPPSEGFSIKSLLGDPREGAPRSSPGPAGSGHSGEKVMPTPPLPSERPLWPLCPLPGPRRADAETSQGGTSRPSPLSPEHRAWPLHLLQGSPDPGGLSGGSHRASLWGQLPTSYLPIYTPNVVMPLAPLPPTSCPQCPPSTSSAYWGVAPETHGPPGLLWDLDALFQGVPPNKSIYDVWVSHSRDPAASTPGWLLSWYSL encoded by the exons ATGGGACCCTGCAGCAACCCAAACCTGGGGCTTCCTGGGTCGGAGTCGTCCTCCCAGCCCcccaagaggaggaagaagagatacCTGCGCCATGACAAGCCCCCCTACACCTACTTGGCCATGATTGCCTTGGTGATCCAGGCCGCACCCTCCCGCAGGCTGAAGCTGGCCCAG ATCATCCGTCAGGTCCAGGCCGCGTTCCCCTTCTTCAAGGAAGACTACGAGGGCTGGAAGGATTCCATCCGCCACAACCTCTCCTCCAACCGATGCTTCCGCAAG gtgCCTAAAGATCCAGCGAAGCCCCAGGCCAAGGGCAACTTCTGGGCAGTCGACGTGAGCCTGATCCCGGCCGAGGCGCTGCGGCTGCAGAACACGGCCCTGTGCCGGCGCTGGCAGAGCGGGGGCGAGCGGGGAGCCTTCGCCAAGGACCTGGGCCCCTACGTATTGCATGGCTGGCCCTACCGGCCGCCCAGTCCCCAGCCGCCGCCCAGTGAGGGCTTCAGCATAAAGTCTTTGTTAGGGGACCCCAGGGAGGGGGCACCACGAAGCAGCCCAGGTCCAGCAGGCTCTGGGCACAGTGGGGAGAAGGTGATGCCCACTCCACCCTTACCCTCCGAGAGGCCTCTGtggcccctctgcccccttcccggGCCCAGGAGAGCAGATGCAGAGACTTCCCAGGGCGGAACCAGCAGGCCCTCGCCCCtctcccctgagcacagagcctggcccctCCACTTACTGCAGGGTTCTCCAGATCCCGGAGGACTGTCCGGTGGGAGTCACAGGGCCTCACTTTGGGGGCAGCTGCCCACCTCTTACTTGCCCATCTACACTCCCAATGTGGTAATGCCCTTAGCTCCACTACCACCCACATCCTGTCCCCAGTGCCCACCTTCAACCAGCTCAGCCTACTGGGGGGTGGCCCCTGAAACTCATGGCCCCCCAGGGCTGCTCTGGGATCTAGATGCCCTCTTCCAGGGGGTGCCACCCAACAAGAGCATCTATGATGTGTGGGTTAGCCACTCCCGAGATCCAGCTGCCTCCACCCCAGGCTGGCTACTCTCCTGGTACAGCCTGTGA